From the Gymnogyps californianus isolate 813 chromosome 2, ASM1813914v2, whole genome shotgun sequence genome, one window contains:
- the CCDC13 gene encoding LOW QUALITY PROTEIN: coiled-coil domain-containing protein 13 (The sequence of the model RefSeq protein was modified relative to this genomic sequence to represent the inferred CDS: inserted 1 base in 1 codon; deleted 1 base in 1 codon) yields the protein MGSDIKVNEHFKSQFKAYQEQQQRRLQNLMERKKEKQNSXKGDNDNTKETFRIPNDLNLFETGQPVNEDDSKRLLEVENEQLQDQLREVRDENCRLYKLVTEKDFEIKQLQKKIQEDRLALSGASGLAGDVAATKIVELAKKNREITAETESEKAKVKQLNNKVKELERELQTAVEKIQSLGGDDAGIKQSTLKMIEGNLAESPKVKALQEKLTTANFKVMEYRNQLQSAKQELKMTQKLLANEVGEDVNIQSLLTNSGSWRGRAQQILVLQSKVRELENQLGQNKTRTSLSEIDEELLALTDPRKLSAQEKNLLKIRSLEKEKKETLEKLTEEHDALQKSHEEVKKKLDASKARNKVLCSEVKTLKGQIVTLLEKGKHDDELIDALLSQQKQMQEILKHLSQQDEKNKESQQMLGQHLNSEVQKQNCLIEQLRQMVAEREAKVKELEEKIGQLTLQKKSAHQGDDSGAADTPPSEHSEDPGFTLPLASGSNRVGRIGSARTVSKMGHTLVESAATKPSLLSNNITPGRLAGTDSLDLKVLQTQITEHKALCQAAEVERDRLLELVTVLQKRVEEGSDKVLEAEKRLQEERRRCVILEQQLGKLQMDPGRNTSAQKPPLRSKTGQSASHSRLTLNVSDRKELSAAQLSKLPLESQIEELSTRLVIQLDENEALKAALETTVRKKEEDFKLYQDTMDQVKDIFLQAIRQQKQEKS from the exons ATGGGATCAGACATAAAAGtgaatgaacattttaaaagccagtttaAGGCTTATCAAGAACAACAGCAAAGGCGGCTGCAAAATCtaatggagaggaagaaggaaaagcagaaca CCAAAGGGGATAATGACAACACAAAGGAGACTTTCCGAATCCCAAATGATCTAAACCTGTTTGAAACAGGACAACCTGTAAATGAAGACGACAGCAAAAG GTTGCTTGAGGTTGAGAACGAGCAGCTCCAGGATCAGCTTCGAGAGGTCCGAGATGAGAACTGCAGACTATACAAACTGGTGAcagagaaagattttgaaataaagcaactccagaaaaaaatacaggaggaCAGATTGGCTTTGTCAG GGGCATCTGGTTTAGCTGGAGATGTTGCAGCTACTAAAATAGTTGAATTGGCCAAAAAGAATCGTGAGATAACTGCCGAGACTGAGAGTGAAAAAGCCAAAGTGAAGCAACTGAATAACAAAGTCaaagagctggagagagaa ctacagACAGCTgtagaaaaaatacagtctcttGGTGGTGATGATGCAGGAATCAAGCAATCAACTCTGAAGATGATAGAAGGAAACTTG GCTGAAAGCCCAAAGGTGAAAGCATTGCAAGAAAAATTAACCACAGCCAACTTTAAAGTGATGGAGTATCGTAACCAACTCCAGTCTGCAAAACAGGAACTGAAGATGACCCAAAAG CTTTTAGCAAATGAAGTCGGTGAAGATGTGAATATTCAAAGTCTCTTGACCAATTCTGGCAGCTGGCGTGGACGAGCCCAGCAAATTCTTGTTCTCCAAAGCAAG GTTCGAGAGCTGGAGAATCAGTTGGGTCAAAACAAGACCAGAACATCACTGAGTGAGATTGATGAGGAATTGCTGGCACTTACTGATCCAAGGAAGTTGTCGGCCCAAGAGAAGAACTTACTGAAGATTCGcagcttggaaaaagaaaagaaagaaactttggAG AAACTCACTGAGGAACATGATGCTCTCCAAAAAAGTCAtgaggaagtgaaaaaaaaactcgACGCATCAAAAGCCAGGAACAAAGTACTGTGCAGCGAAGTGAAAACCCTGAAGGGACAGATCGTAACCttgctggagaaaggaaaacatgacGATGAGCTCATAGACGCCTTACTG AGCCAACAGAAGCAAATGCAGGAGATCTTAAAGCACCTGAGCCAGCAGGACGAGAAGAACAAGGAGTCCCAGCAGATG TTAGGGCAGCACTTGAACAGTGAggttcagaaacaaaactgcctTATAGAGCAGCTCAGACAGATGGTGGCTGAACGAGAAGCAAAGGTTaaagagctggaagagaagaTTGGGCAACTCACACTTCAG AAGAAATCTGCCCATCAAGGAGATGATTCAGGAGCTGCTGATACACCACCTTCTGAGCACTCAGAAGATCCAGGTTTTACTCTGCCTCTGGCATCAGGCAGCAATCGGGTTGGAAGGATTGGATCTGCTCG CACAGTGTCCAAGATGGGCCACACACTTGTTGAGTCGGCAGCTACTAAGCCTTCCCTTCTCAGTAATAACATCACACCTGGAAG gcTTGCTGGCACTGACAGCCTGGATTTGAAAGTGCTGCAGACACAGATCACAGAGCACAAGGcgctctgccaggctgctgaAGTGGAAAGAGACAGGCTCCTGGAACTGGTCactgtgctgcagaaaag GGTGGAAGAAGGCAGCGATAAAGTCCTAGAAGCTGAGAAGAGGCTTCAGGAAGAGCGGCGGCGATGTGTCATTTTGGAACAGCAGCTTGGAAAACTGCAAATGGATCCAGGGAGGAACACAAGTGCTCAGAAACCTCCCCTGAGGAGCAAAACAG GCCAGTCTGCGAGTCACTCAAGACTCACCTTGAATGTGAGTGATAGGAAGGAGCTCTCCGCAGCCCAGCTTTCCAAGTTGCCTCTGGAATCGCAGATAGAGGAGCTGAGCACAAG GCTTGTGATCCAGCTGGATGAGAACGAAGCTCTGAAGGCCGCTTTGGAGACTactgtgagaaagaaagaggaagactTTAAACTGTATCAAGACACAATGGACCAAGTGAAGGATATCTTTTTACAGGCCATTCGGCAGCAGAAACAAGAGAAGAGTTAA
- the HIGD1A gene encoding HIG1 domain family member 1A, mitochondrial — translation MSSGQESVFSEYETDTSQTSKLLRKFKETPFVPIGMAGFAMVVGYGLYRLKHRGDMKMSLHLIHMRVAAQGFVVGAITCGVLYSMFQEYVVKPKE, via the exons ATGTCATCCGGTCAGGAATCCGTTTTCTCTGAGTATGAGACTGACACCAGCCAGACATCGAAGCTgttaagaaaatttaaagagacGCCATTTGTACCCATCG GGATGGCTGGCTTCGCCATGGTGGTTGGCTACGGGCTGTACAGACTGAAGCACAGAGGCGACATGAAAATGTCCCTTCACCTGATTCACATGCGCGTGGCAGCCCAGGGCTTCGTCGTGGGAGCCATAACGTGTG GTGTGCTGTATTCCATGTTTCAGGAGTACGTGGTGAAGCCCAAGGAGTAA